The stretch of DNA ATTAAGATTAAAAGAGATTTTTATAAATAATGCCGCAGGTTTTTTTAGTTTTAGTAAAATTCAAGACTAAGCTCAATTATTTTCCTAATTTAATATTGAAATGTTAAAACGAATATGTTATAATATACACATAAGGCAATTATCTTAATTTCATTTTTTACAAAGTGCACATACTAAGGTTTTGCTGACCAGATTACAGGCCCGTGTTTCACGGCTTTGGATTACGGGGATTAATTCAATACGATCTGTATTATGATCGGTGTTTCCTTAGGGCAGATATTTATCTGCAGCAAAAATATTTTTGAGAAAGGGAGTTACTAAATGAATTATGATTTTCTGATCAGTTCCGCTAATGATGAATTACAAAAAAGATACTCCGGTGGTACAGCCCCTGTGCCCGGCGATACTATTTGTGTGATTTGTTCAGAAAACGGAACAGTCTACAAAGGGTATAATAATGTTATGCCAAACGGCGACAACATTCATGCTGAAGTTGCTGCGGTAAACTCACTCCGTGCCGGTGGTCAGTCAATGATCAGAGCGATCACTGTATTCGATTCATTCAACAGAGTACCGATTATTCCGTGCAACGGCTGTATTCAGATGCTGCTTTCCATTGATTACAGAAACATCAACACTGTTATCGCTACTCCAACCGGAATTATTCCTATAACCAATTTTCTTGGTCATAACAACGGCTTTAATTCCGGGCCGTCACAGTCGGTGAATATGATGAACAGCGGTATGAACAACGGCATGTCGCGAAATGTATCGATGTATATGAATCCTAACACCTCACAGAATAATTCAAGATACATTAATCCTTCAATGGGTCAGTCCGCTTACAGCGGCGGATCACTCCATATGAACGGCTCAATGAACAATTCAGTATACATGAATCCTGTAAATTCTGTGAATACAAGCATAGGCCAGAGATCATATACAGCCGGAAGTGCAAAGAAATCCAGTACGCTGAAAAAACAAACTCAACGATCTTCTCAATGATGACGATGAAGACTGATCAATTATTTTTATGAAAGGGATGTATTATTTATGGCAGAAGTAAAACTTAACGAAAAACAGAAACGTCATATTTCAAAAATGGGGCTGATCATAATCGCTCAGGTTGTGATCATGGTAACTCTCACAATTATTATGGTTCTTGTGGTTTCAGACAGGATCGACAAGATGATCGTTGCCGACAACACAGCGATCACAAAGGAAAAATGTGCTGAGCTTGAACTCTATATGCAGAATTCGTCCACTATCCTGTCGGACTATACATCGGCCGGAGAAATTCTTGATGTACTCGAACATCCGGACGATCCTGAGGCAGTTGCAGCAGCTCAGGCTTACACCGAAAGGATCTCAGCAGGACTCAAAAACCTTGAAGGTATTTATGTATCCAAATGGAACACAGAAGTTCTTGCACATACAAACCCGAAAGTAGTTGGTATCATTACAAGAAGAGATCCTGAGTCTCTCAATGATCTGCATGAGAAAATCATAAATTCCCCTGAAAACATGTACAGCGCAGGTATCATCCTTTCACCTGCATCAAGTCAACAGATCATTTCACTGTACAAAGGCGTATTCGACAGTTCAGGAAAACCGATCGGTCTTGTTGGTCTCGGTATTTTAACGGATGGTATTGTTGAGGATATGGAAGCCCGTAACACCAAGATCACAAGCGATTCTCAGTACTATATGATCGATACTCACAATCAGAAATACGTTTTCGCTCACAACAAAGATCTCATGAATAAAACTCTTGATGATCCGGCTGTTAATACACCTCCTGAATTTATCAGTCTTTCAAATGAACTTGCAGCTACGATGGAAAACAAGAGCGGTACATTTACTTTCAGACGTGACGGAAAACTTTTCTACGGTATTTACAGCTATGTCGGCTACATGGGTCAGGTATTCATTATCGACGGCAGCACAGGCGAACTCTTCCGACTCACATACGATATGCTTATTTACCTCATCATTTTCACAATCATCTACATAGCGGTCGCATTCTTCTTCTACAGACTTGTTAAGAAGCAGGAAGAAACAGTAAGCAGGCTTGACAAGTCAATGAAGAAAACAGCAAAAACAAAGGAATCTCTCAACGCTGCTATTTTCCAGGATATTCTTACAGACTGCAGAAACAGAGTTTCATTTTCAAACGACTTTGAACGAGGCAATATT from Ruminococcus sp. HUN007 encodes:
- a CDS encoding diguanylate cyclase, translated to MAEVKLNEKQKRHISKMGLIIIAQVVIMVTLTIIMVLVVSDRIDKMIVADNTAITKEKCAELELYMQNSSTILSDYTSAGEILDVLEHPDDPEAVAAAQAYTERISAGLKNLEGIYVSKWNTEVLAHTNPKVVGIITRRDPESLNDLHEKIINSPENMYSAGIILSPASSQQIISLYKGVFDSSGKPIGLVGLGILTDGIVEDMEARNTKITSDSQYYMIDTHNQKYVFAHNKDLMNKTLDDPAVNTPPEFISLSNELAATMENKSGTFTFRRDGKLFYGIYSYVGYMGQVFIIDGSTGELFRLTYDMLIYLIIFTIIYIAVAFFFYRLVKKQEETVSRLDKSMKKTAKTKESLNAAIFQDILTDCRNRVSFSNDFERGNIQDSPDHPYYFMMFNIAMFSSINILYGEDIGDEVLTNVANTIRTNLEGAELYRTGSDEFVAVMQEQGSLAGRTRICSYADQTIASLSNPINTSAGPVNAVFRASIVKKSTGIDLSVLPALKDTLNQSGQATPGQIPFLDMDTL